A window of Flavobacterium flavigenum contains these coding sequences:
- a CDS encoding SOS response-associated peptidase: protein MCYYTQQNASIENLKRRFNAELDNEETFLQSDFINGFSHPNIPIILNSSPHLITTDYTWGLLPSWAKDIEFRKNTLNARIETIDEKASFKNITHNRCLIIASAYYEWHWNDQKGKSKEKYQINSQDDEIFTFAGLYSSWTDPLTDQIKNTYTMVTTKANDLMQYIHNHKLRMPIMLKRQDESAWLDQSVKIENFAFPYQGNLIGFQI from the coding sequence ATGTGTTATTACACCCAGCAGAATGCTTCGATAGAAAATCTAAAAAGACGCTTTAATGCCGAACTCGACAACGAGGAGACCTTTCTGCAGTCTGATTTCATAAATGGGTTCTCCCATCCCAACATCCCTATTATACTGAATTCCTCTCCGCATCTCATCACAACGGATTATACTTGGGGGCTTCTGCCTTCCTGGGCAAAAGACATCGAGTTCAGGAAAAACACGCTCAATGCCCGCATTGAAACCATTGACGAGAAAGCATCATTCAAGAATATAACCCATAACCGATGCCTTATAATTGCTTCAGCATACTACGAATGGCACTGGAATGACCAGAAGGGAAAAAGCAAGGAAAAATACCAGATCAACTCGCAGGATGATGAAATCTTCACTTTTGCGGGGCTGTATTCTTCGTGGACAGATCCTCTGACAGATCAGATTAAAAATACCTATACCATGGTAACTACAAAAGCCAATGATCTGATGCAGTACATCCATAACCATAAGCTCAGGATGCCCATTATGCTCAAACGCCAGGACGAATCCGCATGGCTGGACCAGTCGGTTAAAATTGAGAATTTCGCTTTTCCCTATCAGGGAAACCTGATCGGTTTTCAAATCTAA
- a CDS encoding DUF1810 domain-containing protein, translating into MDLNEGIERFLRAQGNVYHQALDEITKGKKQSHWMWFVFPQIRGLGFTEYNVYFGLKDLNEASLYLNHPILGKRLIEISEAVLSHDGLTALEIFGKPDQRKLRSCMTLFSRISNADPVFLKVLEKHYHGQMDDKTLAVLESQSQQR; encoded by the coding sequence ATGGATCTGAACGAGGGGATTGAAAGATTTTTGCGGGCACAGGGGAATGTGTACCATCAGGCACTGGATGAAATAACGAAAGGAAAGAAGCAGAGCCATTGGATGTGGTTTGTATTTCCCCAGATCAGAGGCCTGGGATTCACCGAGTACAATGTGTATTTTGGATTAAAGGACCTTAATGAAGCCTCTCTTTACCTTAATCATCCCATACTGGGTAAACGCCTGATCGAAATTTCAGAAGCGGTTCTGAGCCATGATGGCTTGACGGCACTGGAAATCTTTGGAAAGCCTGACCAGCGGAAGCTCAGATCCTGCATGACGCTCTTCAGCAGGATTTCGAACGCAGATCCTGTTTTCCTGAAAGTATTGGAAAAACATTATCACGGCCAGATGGATGATAAAACCCTAGCAGTCTTAGAGTCGCAAAGTCAGCAGCGGTAA
- a CDS encoding LytTR family transcriptional regulator DNA-binding domain-containing protein — translation MFKSRTAIFWVAKITFTIVCCSIEVRNWLIPRSHKSFIVAKDKIKQIEGNRILIDKYKVPIGQTYKENIMMLL, via the coding sequence TTGTTTAAAAGTAGAACTGCTATTTTTTGGGTTGCAAAAATAACTTTTACTATTGTCTGTTGTTCCATTGAGGTCAGAAATTGGCTTATTCCAAGAAGCCATAAATCTTTTATTGTTGCAAAAGATAAAATTAAACAGATAGAAGGCAACAGGATATTAATTGATAAATACAAAGTACCTATTGGACAAACTTATAAAGAAAACATTATGATGCTTTTATAA
- a CDS encoding sensor histidine kinase, producing the protein MILATNNNKRNIIGAIALVLAAVPIVVIFFIVITSNKNSVVLFENYSPKVSIPIISFYFLLYLALFCFGIYWLVKQILFIIKLKNENGKMELLHLQNQVNPHFFFNMLNNLYGWVAKDQKKAQELILKLSDMMRYSIYEGQKNFVTIGEEVAYLKNYIDLHTLRYHKKINVNFETTVEDDQLKIIPLLYIMLLENAFKHGVENLRENAFVTIKLSSNNNTISFKVENNYDTDLVNQSSGIGIKNLKRRLELAYPKKHEFLVSKNNTTYKALLILKL; encoded by the coding sequence ATGATTTTAGCAACTAACAATAACAAGAGGAATATCATCGGGGCAATTGCTTTAGTTTTAGCAGCAGTCCCAATAGTGGTAATATTTTTTATAGTAATTACCTCGAATAAGAATTCTGTAGTACTTTTCGAAAACTATAGTCCAAAAGTCAGCATTCCGATTATCAGTTTTTATTTCCTGCTCTATCTGGCATTATTTTGCTTTGGTATTTATTGGCTGGTAAAACAAATTTTGTTTATTATTAAATTAAAAAACGAAAACGGGAAAATGGAACTCCTGCATCTGCAGAATCAGGTAAATCCCCATTTCTTTTTTAATATGCTCAATAATTTGTACGGCTGGGTGGCAAAGGATCAAAAAAAAGCACAGGAATTAATTTTGAAACTTTCCGATATGATGCGTTATAGTATTTATGAAGGCCAAAAGAATTTTGTTACAATAGGAGAGGAAGTTGCCTATTTAAAAAACTACATCGACTTGCATACTTTACGTTATCACAAAAAGATAAACGTAAATTTTGAAACTACTGTGGAGGATGATCAGCTTAAAATAATTCCTTTACTTTATATAATGCTTTTGGAGAATGCATTTAAACATGGTGTCGAAAATTTAAGAGAAAATGCATTTGTTACTATTAAACTTAGTTCAAATAATAATACTATATCTTTTAAAGTAGAGAATAATTATGATACGGATTTAGTAAATCAGTCATCTGGTATCGGTATTAAGAATTTGAAAAGAAGATTAGAATTGGCTTATCCAAAAAAGCATGAGTTTTTAGTTTCAAAAAATAATACCACATACAAAGCACTTTTAATTTTAAAATTATAA
- a CDS encoding LytR/AlgR family response regulator transcription factor encodes MIRYLIIDDEHIAHTIIEEYCNMLPNMQLKKNCYDALEALDYLRDHTVDLIFLDLNMPKLKGFDFLKTLASAPKIIVTTAYQEYAIEGYELNIIDYLLKPFGFERFLKAINKISSLTSKVNINPVEDEHSRSIFLRADKKHIQIFIGMILYVEASGNYVKVISKNDNAILVREKLSDLMELLPKNDFMQVHKSFAVAIKHIKSVEGNRIKINDFTIPIGKLYKINVNGLLNSKL; translated from the coding sequence ATGATCAGGTATTTAATTATAGATGATGAACATATAGCGCATACTATTATTGAGGAGTATTGTAATATGCTTCCCAATATGCAGTTAAAAAAGAATTGTTATGATGCCTTAGAGGCTCTGGATTATTTAAGAGATCATACTGTAGATTTAATTTTCTTAGATCTAAATATGCCCAAATTAAAAGGTTTTGATTTTTTAAAAACACTGGCATCTGCACCCAAAATTATTGTTACGACAGCTTACCAGGAGTACGCAATTGAAGGTTATGAACTAAATATTATTGACTACCTCTTAAAACCATTTGGTTTTGAACGTTTTTTAAAAGCGATAAACAAAATTTCCAGTTTGACTTCTAAAGTAAATATTAATCCTGTAGAAGATGAACATTCAAGAAGCATTTTTTTACGTGCAGATAAAAAACATATACAGATTTTTATTGGTATGATCTTATATGTCGAAGCATCAGGAAACTACGTTAAAGTCATTTCCAAAAATGACAATGCAATACTTGTTAGAGAAAAACTCTCTGATTTGATGGAACTGCTGCCTAAAAATGATTTTATGCAGGTACATAAATCCTTTGCTGTTGCCATTAAACATATTAAAAGCGTGGAAGGAAACAGGATCAAAATCAATGATTTTACAATTCCTATTGGGAAACTGTATAAGATCAATGTAAATGGGTTATTAAATTCAAAATTATAA